The Rubricoccus marinus nucleotide sequence ATAACGCGCTCGCCGGAGGCCACCACGTCGCAGGCTGGCTGGCGTATGAAGCCGGGTACGCGTTCGAGTCGGAGCGCTTCTCCGGCGCGGACTACCATGCGCCTCTGGCGTGGTTCGGCGTGTACGACGCGCCGACCGAGGTCGCGCCGGACGATTTGGACCGCGCGCTGGGCACCAGAGGCAAGGTGGCCAACCTGACGGCGGGGCTCCGCGAGGCGACATACGCCGAGCGCATCGGCCGCGTGCGGCAGCACATCCGCGACGGCGACGTGTACCAGATCAACCTCACGTGGCCTCTGGCGTTCGAGGCCGAGGGGGACCCGCTCGGCCTCTACGGCGCGCTCCGCGCCGCGCAGCCGACGGCCTACGGTGCCCTCGTCCGCTCGGGAGATCTCGACGTGCTCTCACTCTCGCCCGAGCTGTTCTTCCGCATCCAGGCCTCTGGCGGCGGGCGGACGATCACCGCGCGCCCCATGAAAGGCACCGCCGCTCGTGGCGCCACGCCAGAGGCCGACGACGCGCTCGCTGCGGGCCTGACGGCCGACGAAAAAAACCGCGCCGAGAACCTCATGATCGTCGACCTCCTGCGCAACGACCTGGGCCGGGTTGCGGCTCCTGGCAGTGTGCGCGTTCCGCGTCTGTTCCACGCCGAGCGCTACCCCACCGTGACCCAGATGACCTCGACGGTCCAGGCCGACCTCGCGCCAGAGGCGGCGCTCTCGGACGTGTTCCGCGCGCTGTTCCCCTGCGGCTCCGTCACCGGCGCGCCCAAACTCCGCGCGATGGAGATCATCCGCGACCTCGAAGACACGCCGCGCGGCGTGTACTGCGGCGCCATCGGGTACGCCGCCCCGGCCTCTGGCGGTGGCCTGGGCTGGGCCGCCTTCAACGTGCCCATCCGCACGGCCACGTTCCGGGGCGCCCGCGGCGAATACCGGGTGGGCTCCGGCGTCGTGTGGGATTCCGACGCCGCGAGCGAGTGGGCCGAGTGCTGGCTTAAAGCGCGCCCGCTCACCGATCTCGCCTCTGGCGCGAACGCCCCGTGATCCCGTCGCCAGAAGCACCATCCCCACGCGTTCCCCCTGGCACGGCCCTGCTGGAAACGATGAGCGCCGAGAGGGGAGAAGTGACCCTGCTGGACCTCCACCTCGCAAGGCTTGCCCGCTCGGCTGGAGAGCTGGGCTTCGCGCTCGACCTCGCGCCCGTGACCGAAAGCGTCCGACGCACCGCTGCCTTTGGAGAGCCCGCCCGGCTCCGGCTCTGCCTCTGGCGCGATGGCACGCACGAGGTCGCGGCCTCACCGTTGCCGCCAGAGGTCTGGACAACGGTTGCCGTGTACCC carries:
- the pabB gene encoding aminodeoxychorismate synthase component I, whose translation is MTRALPTPLAETLRRTGTVLLDGPLADADTGRAGAWLFADPHKVLRADTLADVKPVLAQVDNALAGGHHVAGWLAYEAGYAFESERFSGADYHAPLAWFGVYDAPTEVAPDDLDRALGTRGKVANLTAGLREATYAERIGRVRQHIRDGDVYQINLTWPLAFEAEGDPLGLYGALRAAQPTAYGALVRSGDLDVLSLSPELFFRIQASGGGRTITARPMKGTAARGATPEADDALAAGLTADEKNRAENLMIVDLLRNDLGRVAAPGSVRVPRLFHAERYPTVTQMTSTVQADLAPEAALSDVFRALFPCGSVTGAPKLRAMEIIRDLEDTPRGVYCGAIGYAAPASGGGLGWAAFNVPIRTATFRGARGEYRVGSGVVWDSDAASEWAECWLKARPLTDLASGANAP